One genomic region from Haloterrigena gelatinilytica encodes:
- a CDS encoding ATP-binding protein, protein MESPSSIDSGVQDRIRQQEVIAELGQRALETNDLDQLMHDVSVAVAETLDNEYCKVLERLPGGDEVFLRQGIGWRDGLVGSATVPTDLDSQAGYTLISEEPVIVDDLREEERFSGPELLTNHDVVSGISVVIGSVEGPWGVLGTHATDRREFTTHEANFVQSAANILAAAIERASKEDQLREREAQLSVATDAASIGLWLWDIRENVFTADEFLAESYGMEPELVTTGAPIEAFFDPVPGEDKDEIWEQLDRALETGVFSAEYRVENADGDLMWMVSRGEVEYDASGDPVRMHGAVTDITERKQREQQLREREERYRDLFTSMSEGYCVIERVDTPPEEPIDFRYIEANPAFEEHTGLTGIVGKTIREVVPGERQEWFETYDTVVETGEPVRFERELVTRGLVLECYAFPVGGETDAQVGVLFTDVTERVERERRLEELIERLETSNERLEQFAYAASHDLQEPLRMVSSYLQLIERRYEDDLDEDGEEFLAYAVDGADRMREMIDGLLEYSRVETEGAPLEPVDLNAVLEDVLDDLQLRFEESGGEVTTESLPTVEGDSGQLRQVFQNLLDNAIEYSGDGPPRIRVSAERRSETDPEWEISVSDDGVGIDPEYSDQIFDVFQSYHEGEGYNGTGIGLAICERIIERHGGEIRVTSEPGEGSTFTFTLPAASDSD, encoded by the coding sequence ATGGAATCGCCCTCCTCGATCGACTCCGGGGTTCAGGACCGAATCCGGCAGCAAGAAGTCATCGCGGAACTCGGCCAGCGAGCGTTAGAGACCAACGATCTCGATCAGTTGATGCACGACGTCTCGGTTGCCGTCGCCGAGACGCTCGACAACGAGTACTGCAAGGTGCTCGAGCGCTTACCCGGCGGGGACGAAGTCTTCCTCCGGCAGGGCATCGGCTGGCGAGACGGGCTCGTCGGGTCGGCGACGGTGCCCACGGATCTCGATTCGCAGGCCGGCTACACGCTCATCAGCGAGGAGCCGGTCATCGTCGACGATCTTCGCGAAGAGGAGCGCTTCTCCGGGCCTGAACTGCTCACGAACCACGACGTAGTCAGCGGGATCAGCGTCGTCATCGGCTCGGTCGAGGGGCCGTGGGGAGTGCTCGGCACGCACGCGACCGACCGAAGGGAGTTCACCACGCACGAAGCGAATTTCGTGCAAAGCGCCGCGAACATCCTGGCGGCGGCGATCGAGCGCGCGAGCAAGGAAGATCAGCTCCGCGAGCGCGAGGCCCAACTGAGCGTCGCGACCGACGCCGCGTCGATCGGGCTCTGGCTGTGGGATATTCGGGAGAACGTCTTCACCGCCGACGAATTCCTCGCGGAATCGTACGGGATGGAGCCGGAGCTGGTGACGACGGGCGCCCCGATCGAGGCGTTCTTCGACCCGGTTCCCGGGGAGGACAAGGACGAAATCTGGGAACAACTCGACCGCGCGCTGGAGACGGGCGTGTTCAGCGCCGAGTATCGCGTCGAAAACGCCGACGGCGATCTCATGTGGATGGTCTCCCGCGGCGAGGTGGAGTACGACGCGAGCGGCGACCCGGTCCGGATGCACGGCGCCGTCACCGATATCACGGAACGAAAGCAGCGCGAGCAGCAACTCAGAGAGCGAGAGGAGCGGTATCGGGACCTGTTCACCTCGATGTCAGAAGGGTACTGCGTCATCGAGCGGGTCGACACGCCGCCCGAAGAGCCGATCGACTTCCGCTATATCGAGGCGAATCCGGCGTTCGAAGAGCACACGGGACTGACGGGCATCGTCGGAAAGACGATCCGAGAAGTGGTACCGGGAGAACGACAGGAGTGGTTCGAGACCTACGACACCGTCGTGGAGACCGGGGAACCGGTCCGGTTCGAGCGCGAACTGGTGACGCGGGGTCTCGTCCTCGAGTGCTACGCGTTTCCGGTCGGTGGCGAAACGGACGCGCAAGTGGGTGTCCTCTTCACGGACGTCACCGAACGGGTGGAACGCGAACGGCGGCTCGAGGAGCTCATCGAACGGCTGGAGACTTCCAACGAGCGCCTGGAGCAGTTCGCCTACGCCGCCAGTCACGACCTCCAGGAGCCCCTGCGGATGGTCTCGAGTTACCTGCAACTCATCGAGCGGCGGTACGAGGACGACCTCGACGAGGACGGCGAAGAGTTCCTCGCGTACGCGGTCGACGGCGCCGACCGCATGCGCGAGATGATCGACGGCCTCCTCGAGTACTCTCGCGTCGAGACGGAGGGCGCCCCTCTCGAACCGGTCGATCTGAACGCGGTCCTCGAGGACGTTCTCGACGATCTCCAACTTCGGTTCGAAGAGAGTGGCGGTGAGGTGACTACCGAGTCCCTCCCGACCGTCGAGGGCGACAGCGGACAGTTACGGCAGGTGTTTCAGAACCTGTTGGACAACGCCATCGAGTACAGCGGCGACGGCCCGCCTCGCATCCGCGTCTCCGCCGAGCGCCGGTCCGAAACCGACCCCGAATGGGAAATCTCGGTCAGCGACGACGGCGTCGGCATCGATCCGGAGTACAGCGACCAGATCTTCGACGTCTTCCAGAGCTATCACGAGGGGGAGGGGTACAACGGAACCGGGATCGGACTCGCGATCTGCGAGCGGATCATCGAGCGCCACGGCGGGGAAATCCGGGTTACCAGCGAACCGGGCGAGGGCTCGACGTTTACGTTCACGCTGCCGGCGGCGAGCGACTCCGACTAG